Proteins encoded in a region of the Kwoniella botswanensis chromosome 2, complete sequence genome:
- a CDS encoding 60S ribosomal protein L11 gives MKELKIDKLVINISVGESGDRLTRAAKVLEQLTGQTPVTSKARYTIRSFQIRRNEKIAVHVTIRGPKAEEVLERALKVKEYELRKRNFSETGNFGFGIEEHIDLGIKYDPGIGIFGMDFFVVMGRPGMRVARRKHAVGKVGASHRVRPEHTVAWFKQRFDGIVSR, from the exons ATGAAGGAGCTCAAGATTGACAAATTGGTCATCA ACATCTCCGTCGGTGAATCAGGTGATAGATTGACCCGAGCCGCCAAGGTGTTGGAACAACTTACCGGTCAAACACCCGTCACCTCAAAGGCCAGATACACCATCCGATCTTTCCAAATCCGAAGAAACGAAAAGATCGCCGTGCACGTCACCATCCGAGGTCCTAAAGCCGAGGAAGTCTTGGAGAGAGCTTTGAAGGTTAAGGAGTACgagttgagaaagag GAACTTCTCTGAAACCGGAAACTTCGGTTTCGGTATCGAAGAACACATTGATTTGGGTATCAAGTACGACCCAGGAATTGGTATCTTCGGTATGGACTT CTTCGTTGTCATGGGTAGACCAGGTATGAGAGTTGCTCGACGAAAGCACGCTGTCGGCAAGGTCGGTGCTTCCCACCGAGTCAGACCTGAACA CACCGTCGCCTGGTTCAAGCAACGATTCGATGGTATTGTCTCACGATAA